The stretch of DNA GCCTACGCGCCGCCAGCAACTCCTCTCATCAACCAACTTGTTGCTTCGAGGGTATGACACCGCCCTGATGACTCTTGGTTATTTCAAAATATACGTATAGATACGTAAATGCGGATATAACATGGGACTATGACTCTTATTCGCGTATCTGAAGCGGCCCGTTTTCTGGGCGTCAGCGGCGACACCGTTCGCCGTTGGCTGGAGAACGGAACGCTGCATGGCAGCAAGGACCAGCAGGGCCGCATGGTGGTTGACGGCGTTGAGTTGGCTGCGCTGGCCAAAAGNCAGTCCGCGCTGCCCCAGGATCCCACGCGCGTTGGCAGCTCGGCGCGGAACCGTTTTGTGGGGCTCGTGACCACCATTGTCATGGACAAGGTCATGGCGCAGGTTGAATTGCAGTGCGGTCCGTTCCGCGTGGTGTCCCTCATGAGCAGTGAAGCCGTCAGGGACTTGAAACTTGAACCGGGGTCGGTAGCCACCGCGGTTGTTAAATCCACCAACGTCATCATTGAAGTGCCCGGCGACGGGGCNCACTGATGACATTGTTCAACACATCAACACACCCAAGACGGCTACGGTTTGGCACCGTTGCTGCCGGTGCGGTAGTGCTCGCATTGGGCTTGTTGGGTTGTGGACCTGCCGCGACGGCTCCCAGTGCCGGACCCGAATCAAGTGCAACAGAGAATGCCACAGCCGAGCTCTCCGGCACGTTGAATGTCTACGCGGCAGCGTCCCTGAAGAAGACGTTTACCGAACTTGCCAACGAATTTGAGGCGAAGAATCCTCACGTCAAGGTGTCGCTGAATTTTGATGGTTCATCCACCCTTGTCACCCAAATCACCCAAGGCGCCCCGGCCGATGTGTTTGCCTCAGCAGACAGCACAAACATNGAAAAGCTCAGCGATGCCGGTTTGGCNCAAGGACTCCCCGTCAATTTTGCCAGCAATGTCCTCACACTTGTGGTGCCTCCGGGCAATCCTGCCAACATCACCACTTTTGCCGATGCCGCCAAGCCCGGCGTGAAGCTGGTGGTGTGCGCACCGCAAGTTCCNTGCGGTGCCGCAGCTAAGGCGGACGCCGCCGATGCAGATCTCACACTGTCNCCCGTCAGTGAAGAACTGTCGGTGACAAGCGTCTTGGGCAAAGTCACCTCTGGTGAGGCCGACGCCGGTCTCGTCTACGTCACTGATGCGATCACTGCAGGAGAGAAAGTCCGCAGCATTCCACTGACCTTGGCCAATGCCACCGTCAACCGGTACCCGATAGCTGCCGTCAGCACCACAAAGGTGCCGGAATTGGCACAAGACTTCATCGCTCTTGTCACTGGCTCCAAGGGACAAATGGTGCTGAAGAATGCCGGTTTCGGTGCTCCCTAGAACCAACCGCCAAGCTGCCCCTGCGCCGCGGCGCATATGGCAGTACACCGGTGTGCCAAAGTGGATCTACCTCGTGGCAGCGGTGGGTGCCTTGTTCATCGTGCTTCCACTGGCCGGGATGGTGGCACAGGTCAACTGGGGACAGTTCGGGGACCTTGTCACCTCGGAATCGTCTGTGGCCGCACTGGTGTTGAGCTTGAAAACAGCTACGACCAGCACAGCATTGTGTATTATTTTGNNAGTTCCGTTGGCGCTGCTGCTGGCCCGGGCGCAGTTCTTTGGACAGCGTATTTTGCGGGCCCTGATCCTGCTTCCACTCGTGGTGCCTCCGGTGGTGGGCGGTTTGGCGCTGTTGTACACCTTTGGCCGCCAGGGCTTGATTGGCAAGTCGCTGACCGTGGCGGGCATCGACATTGCGTTTTCGACCACAGCTGTCATCATGGCACAGACCTTTGTGGCATTGCCATTTATGGTTCTCAGCCTAGAAGGCACGCTGCGAACGGCCGGACANAAGTACGAGGCCGTTGCCGCCACCCTCGGTGCGCGCCCCGGCACAGTGCTGCGCCGGATCACGCTTCCACTAGTGCTGCCCGGGCTTATTTCNGGGGCCGTCTTGTCCTTCGCCCGGTGTCTGGGCGAATTTGGCGCCACGCTGACATTTGCTGGCAGCTTGCAGGGTGTCACCCGGACCCTGCCGCTGGAAATCTACTTGCAGCGTGAAACCGACCCCGAGGCCGCCGTGGCCCTGTCATTTCTGCTCATCGCCGTCGCCGTGCTGGTGGTGGCCCTGACGTACCGGGCACCGAAGTCCCCGCTGCGAGCACTCATGTCGCAGGAAGCGGCACCATGACGTTGGACTTCAAGGCCNACCATCGCAGCACGCAACGTGAAGCTGGAGCTGACGCTGGACGCCGGGGAAACACTCGCCATCATGGGGCCCAACGGTGCAGGGAAGTCCTCCGTGGTGCAAATGTTGGCGGGCTTGCTGAAGCCCGATTCCGGCAGCGCGGTTCTGCAGGGCCGCGCCCTNCTTCACCCTCTCCCCGGCACTCAGTGGCTACCACCGCATGAGCGCGGGCTCGGTGTCCTGGCCCAGGATCCGCTGCTATTCCCGCATCTGAACGTGCTGGAGAACGTGGCCTTTGGGCCGCGCAGCCAGGGCCGGGGCAAGGCGGACAGCCGCGCCTCCGCCGCCCATTGGCTGCAGGAAGTGGATGCCTCGGACCTGGCTGACAGGNNCTCCTCCCAGCTTTCCGGCGGGCAGGCCCAGCGCGTGGCACTCGCCAGAGCCTTGGCCACCGAGCCGGAATTATTGCTGCTCGATGAACCCATGGCAGCCCTGGACGTGAACAGTGCACCGTTTCTGCGCAGCCTCCTCAAGCGTGTGCTGGCGGGGCGCAGCGCCATCATCGTCACCCACAGTGTCCTGGATGCCCTGCTGCTTGCGGACCGCATCATGGTGATCGACGGAGGACGGATCGTTGAATCCGGACCCACGGCAACTGTGCTGGCCCATCCGCGCAGCGCCTTCGCCGCGTCCTTGGCAGGGCTGAACGTCCTCCAGGGTGTCCTGGAGGCAGACTCCCTGCTCATGGGCGACGGCGGACGGGTCACCGGCCGCCGCATCCGCGCGTTCGCTGAAGCACCTCAAGCGGTAGGTGTACTGGAAGGCCTGGCTGCGTTTGCGCCGTCGGCCGTGTCAGTGTTCTTGACACCACCCCAGGGCAGTCCACGCAACTGCTTCAAAGTTCAGGTTCAGGAATTGGAACCACAGGGCGGGCACATCCGGGTCAAGGCCGGACGCTTAGCAGCGGATGTCTCCTCCGCGGCTGTCGCCGAGCTGGGCCTAGTGCCGGGTTCCGTTGTGTACTTTGTGATCAAGGCCGCAGAGGTAGTGCTTTACCCTGCCTAACCAGTGCGGCTACAGAGGGCGCCTACAGAGGGGTGGGCGTATTTCCTGGCGCAGATCTACCGGCAGAGACCGGTGATGGTGCCAGGCGGCATACATCTGCTCACGACTGCCATCGCGATGGGCCGCGAAGCAGCTGCGCGTGAACTGGTTCAGTTCAAACTGCCCACCTANTTGGGGTGCTTCGGCCGTACAGGTCGCGTGCCAGCGCGCCGCAGCGTCGGCCAGGGTGGAAGTGCCGTCGGCGTGGACAAAGAAATCACGCATGTGAGCATCAAAGTCGAAGCCCGCGCCGTGCTCCTGCTCAAACCAGAACCGCAGGAGCTGGCTGCAGCGCTGGCCTTGTGGCAGAACTGTCTCTAGCCCCAGAGACCCGGAGAGCTGTTTTCCGGTTTTTCGCCGTGGCCGCANGCCGCCCGTGGTGGAGAGACGGTCACTGCGGGCAAAGGCTGCAAGCTCGGTTTNTAGCCAGTACCAACGCTAAAATTCCGCACCAGTCAACGCCGTCTCAAGGCTGGGGCGCTGCGGGTGCTCACGGGAGGTCATGCCTGAGTCTCCTTCTGGCCCGGGCAATCTGGCACTGGAAACGGAAAACCCCGGCCATCTGGCCGAGGGTTTTCCTCATCTGGTTGCGGGGACAGGATTTGAACCTGTGACCTCCGGGTTATGAGCCCGGCGAGCTACCGAACTGCTCCACCCCGCGTTGCGTCATCAACAATACATGGGTTTGGCCCAAACACCAACTCGGCGGCCTCCACGCAGTAGCCAAGGCTGGATGGAGGCCCAGAAACAGTCTCTGGAACTCCCGCTGAGGCAACGCGGCTGACGCCGGTCAAGGAAGTTGGTCAGGGAATATTTCCGCTGCTGTGGTCATTATCAGCAGAGGAAACACATAGTTCCCCGCACTGCATCAGGAGAATCCCTTGAACCTCTTTACACCCGTCACCTTGGGTGATCTGCACCTACCCAATAGGCTCGTCATGGCACCACTGACCCGTTCACGCTCCGGCGTTGACGGTGTTCCCGGGGACATAGTGGTGGAGTATTACCGCCAACGTGCCTCGATGGGGCTGCTGACCAGTGAGGGCGTGTACCCCAGCTTCGCTGGCCAGGGATTTGTCCGCCAACCTGGGTTAGTGACCGAGGCCCAGA from Arthrobacter polaris encodes:
- a CDS encoding molybdopterin-binding protein; this translates as MTLIRVSEAARFLGVSGDTVRRWLENGTLHGSKDQQGRMVVDGVELAALAKXQSALPQDPTRVGSSARNRFVGLVTTIVMDKVMAQVELQCGPFRVVSLMSSEAVRDLKLEPGSVATAVVKSTNVIIEVPGDGAH
- the modA gene encoding molybdate ABC transporter substrate-binding protein: MTLFNTSTHPRRLRFGTVAAGAVVLALGLLGCGPAATAPSAGPESSATENATAELSGTLNVYAAASLKKTFTELANEFEAKNPHVKVSLNFDGSSTLVTQITQGAPADVFASADSTNXEKLSDAGLAQGLPVNFASNVLTLVVPPGNPANITTFADAAKPGVKLVVCAPQVPCGAAAKADAADADLTLSPVSEELSVTSVLGKVTSGEADAGLVYVTDAITAGEKVRSIPLTLANATVNRYPIAAVSTTKVPELAQDFIALVTGSKGQMVLKNAGFGAP
- a CDS encoding ABC transporter permease — translated: MPKWIYLVAAVGALFIVLPLAGMVAQVNWGQFGDLVTSESSVAALVLSLKTATTSTALCIILXVPLALLLARAQFFGQRILRALILLPLVVPPVVGGLALLYTFGRQGLIGKSLTVAGIDIAFSTTAVIMAQTFVALPFMVLSLEGTLRTAGXKYEAVAATLGARPGTVLRRITLPLVLPGLISGAVLSFARCLGEFGATLTFAGSLQGVTRTLPLEIYLQRETDPEAAVALSFLLIAVAVLVVALTYRAPKSPLRALMSQEAAP
- a CDS encoding sulfate/molybdate ABC transporter ATP-binding protein; amino-acid sequence: MKLELTLDAGETLAIMGPNGAGKSSVVQMLAGLLKPDSGSAVLQGRALLHPLPGTQWLPPHERGLGVLAQDPLLFPHLNVLENVAFGPRSQGRGKADSRASAAHWLQEVDASDLADRXSSQLSGGQAQRVALARALATEPELLLLDEPMAALDVNSAPFLRSLLKRVLAGRSAIIVTHSVLDALLLADRIMVIDGGRIVESGPTATVLAHPRSAFAASLAGLNVLQGVLEADSLLMGDGGRVTGRRIRAFAEAPQAVGVLEGLAAFAPSAVSVFLTPPQGSPRNCFKVQVQELEPQGGHIRVKAGRLAADVSSAAVAELGLVPGSVVYFVIKAAEVVLYPA